The Biomphalaria glabrata chromosome 6, xgBioGlab47.1, whole genome shotgun sequence genomic interval CCGGGTAAGCTAATGGCGTCCCTTTCGGCTAGATCCTCCTCCGAGGAGCTGCACGCCGCCGGCCTCTCCACGCAAAGAGTGTGTCTGGAAGCGCTGAGCTGGAAATGCAGCGAAATTTTGTTCCCATACTTGCAGATGACGTAAATCTCCTCGAAGACCTGAGCCACCTCGTGGACCATCTCGCTGACGGAGACCTCCCTGAAGGCAACACAGCCGAGTTGTTTGCCCCTGGTCTCTCCCTCCTCCTCACTCACCATCCTGTCGGCCTCTTTGTCTATCTTGTTACCTACCAGGAAGACTGGCAGTTGATCAGCGCTGTCGGCCCTCAGCTCGATGTTAGACTTTTTTCTCGCTCGCTTGGAGAGTGCGTTGGTGAGAAACTTAAGCCTGCTGCATTCGTTGAAACTGCAACGATCTGTGACGTCATACACGAGAATGATGGCGTCTGCCCATCGGATTTGTTCTTTGAGCTTATTGTTttcattctgaaaaaaaataaatttatttctattttgacTTTAGGAAAAATAAATCAACAGGCAGGCATAATTTTCTAGGTTTATTGAGTCATGTATAACTTAAGTCCTATGGAACTTATATAATCAGtattattttatagatttattttttgttaggtacaacaaataaatgtgttaagtttcaaattgatccgagaatgggtgtgggagaaataataagTACAAtgattgtaccagacagattgaattgatataagctttgtaattactTTCTTCTACAAGCATTAGAGATTAAGAGTTCTACGGTGTATGATATCTTCAATAAATACAATGGTTACTCGCTTTACGTTTCAAATTCTTGTTTCAGAATTGGTTGTACAAAGTAAAGGACATTTAAATCACCAggttgttttatattttctttacatCATATATATTGACACGTTGACAGATTTCATCACTTTAGAAGTAACTGCTTGATGAAATGCGTGGCACGTCAAACTTGTAAGCAATCTTAAGCCAAATGCCAAAAACTAGTTTTAGCATCAGCCTAAAGTGTAAACCTTTAACAAAGGAAGAActtagagataaaaaaaagttctcgtTTACGTTGCAGTGTTGATTTCCAGACAATAGTGTAGTCAATGAGTTGAATTTTTACTTCTGCAGTCTCTAGAGTAGGTAgacaactctttaaaaaaaactgtcaaaGTCTTTCTAACTTTTGAAATATCTTTTCTTAATACAGAATTTTCTGATAATTGACAACACTATATAATAGGGATGTGGAGAAAGTACCTGTCTAACCTACATGTCAATTTTGTATCAACCCTTCTAGCTTGAAAGTCAAAGAATGTACCAATCTGTCTAGCCTAGTTGACCAGCAATGTTCCAATCATATTTAGCTAAGGTACCCATGTATATAGCGACCTGTCTAGTCTACATATTAAGATATGTATCAACCTGTCTAGCCAAAGTGTACCCACATATTTACCAACGTGTCTAGCCTACTTGTCCATTGATATAACAAACTATTTAGCACAGAGGTCAAGGAATGTAACAACCTGTCTAGCCCAGATGTCAAGAAAAGTAACATGTCTAGCCTGGATGTCCAGGACTGTAACTGTTTGTCTAGCCTGGATATTCAGGAATGTAACAACATGTCTAGCCCACATGTCCAAGAGTGTAACAACCTGTCTAGACTGAATGTCCTGGAATGTAACGACCTGTCTAGACTGAATGTCCAGGAATGTAACGACCTGTCTAGCCCACATGTCCAAGAGTGTAACAACCTGTCTAGACTGAATGTCCTGGAATGTAACGACCTGTCTAGCCCACATGTCCAAGAGTGTAACAACCTGTCTAGACTGAATGTCCTGGAATGTAACAACATGTCTAGCCCACATGTCCAAGAGTGTAACAACCTGTCTAGACTGGATGTTCAAGAGTGTAACAACCTATCTAGCATGTATATCAATAAAATGTACCTACCTGTCCAGCGGTGTCCCAGACCTCAAACTCCACACTTATCCCATCAAGAGTTCTTTGACATGTGTAAACACGTTCTGTTAAATAGACTTTGTGTTAACAttggaagaaagaaaactaataAAAAGGAAGCTACTGATTAGTGTATGTGTCTGTTAGAATAAAGCTTTACAATAAATAACACATTTTCGATCATTCAAACGGCTTTATGAatgctattgaaaaaaaatattattaaaatgataATGGTTTCCGTTAAAAGGTATTTGGGTATTGGCACATCGgtacaatttaggccatgttgtgcaTTAAAAAGTATcacattaacattaaaatatttatgttacAAAATTCTATTAATATAAGCACATTCAATACTATAGACAAAGTGTTGAAGGAACAAATGTTTTTGTCTCACCTAAGAGCGGATCGTAGTCACCTATATACCTTCTTGTAAGAAACCGAACTGTTAGTGCTATagcgaaaagaaataaaaacaatattgtgATGATTTCTGTTTTCTTCAGTATGAATATTTCTTGATGAATTTCTATTTAAGattgttttaatatattaagTATCTTTGCTTTTCTTATATCTATAATGGCACAAACAGAATCACTTGCAGGGGAGATTGAAACACAGGGGAAACGTATGTGTTCTTTTTCTCTAATTCAAACATTTTATTGTACAACTTAGTACTGAGACAACTTAGTACTGAGACAACTTAGTACTGAGACAAATTAGTACTGATACAACTTGATACTTATACAACTTAGTACTGATACAACTGAACTTTCTGAATTAAACTTGTGGACCCGCAACTGCTTAAGAACTAGGTACAACACAAGGACCCCGACAAACTCGCTTTAACGCAATTTATACTTTATAAAACCGTATTTTCCAGAATCATAGAAACttctattctaaatatttttatttgcaatgacCTTCTAAAAACGCATGCGAATTTTTTCCTGACCTCTTTTTCTGATTGGATGATTACAATTAGCAAGTGTTTGTTCTGCGACTTCTTTGAACTGACCCCGTTTATGGAAAGAGGTAGAATGAGGTCACAGTATAGATTCATGGCAGCGATAATTAGATAAGGTTTAATAGTTTGGGAGTGAGAAGAATTAATTAACCGTGGAAAAGGGGGAGGAGGTACTAAGCAAAGCCTAAGGCTTACCACCACCATCAAGTTGTagtgaaatgtatttttagtcATTTCAATTTCTTTACATTTGCAATATTTAGTTCTAACGAAATACAAATCGGTTTTATAtatttggaagaaaaaaaataattcacatGAATTCTCTCACTGGCACCTGGACTTGGGATAAGCAGTTATGATACCTTCATACTTGATATAAAAATGTCTTTCCTCCAGTTCTGAGGCTACTCAACGGAATATGAAGTGTAACAATGTGATTGTTGGAGTTAGATTTCTCCAGTCAGAAGAATGTAGGGGTGGGAGTGGCTTTCAACGAAATGAGAAATACGAGGCCTTTGACG includes:
- the LOC106074460 gene encoding ras-related and estrogen-regulated growth inhibitor-like, whose amino-acid sequence is MLSPATLLRKINITNSKSKPFRVVILGQNGVGKTALTVRFLTRRYIGDYDPLLERVYTCQRTLDGISVEFEVWDTAGQNENNKLKEQIRWADAIILVYDVTDRCSFNECSRLKFLTNALSKRARKKSNIELRADSADQLPVFLVGNKIDKEADRMVSEEEGETRGKQLGCVAFREVSVSEMVHEVAQVFEEIYVICKYGNKISLHFQLSASRHTLCVERPAACSSSEEDLAERDAISLPGTPDSHVNVRDAIASRKLRPEDLYKEMSVDDMWVRSRSKRREAMFMS